A part of Nesterenkonia lutea genomic DNA contains:
- a CDS encoding acyltransferase family protein: protein MPTPAVSAPRGRNRGIDLLRVISVAAVVIGHAWPGMPGEAYLQIWRMPLFFFLAGFFFSTSRTFTGELKIRTRSLALPYLVWLLLLSAAVIAMEHSRWPFEPGTVTGAVIGGARTDMPFLAFWFISVLFFAALLLRAVLALPWWTGVLVSLAGLTLAQLPDSAMAYTPLGIGLAPACMAFMFAGHWFGRFMRTPRGHSLPAKPLLGLLCLILGFGGVIAGAKPMNIKWSGFGTYLLSPALALLISIGLVLLFSTVVHVLLGGARPGRSEQPGRSEQLGHPEQPGRLGDVSLPREPSRWSRGVGVVIAELVRTATLVVFLHPIVLYLLLRLVELENPPLRTAVTLLLCWSIGVLVNRTPLALPLNGITRPATPRPGTDPGADQSGGKIASKT from the coding sequence ATGCCCACTCCGGCCGTCTCTGCCCCCCGCGGCCGGAACCGCGGCATCGATCTGCTGCGCGTGATCTCGGTGGCCGCTGTGGTCATCGGACACGCCTGGCCGGGCATGCCCGGTGAGGCGTACCTGCAGATCTGGCGGATGCCGCTGTTCTTCTTCCTCGCCGGCTTCTTCTTCTCCACCTCGCGCACGTTCACCGGGGAGCTGAAGATCCGCACCCGCAGCCTCGCGCTGCCCTACCTGGTCTGGCTGCTGCTGCTCAGCGCTGCGGTGATCGCGATGGAGCACAGCCGGTGGCCCTTCGAGCCGGGCACCGTCACCGGGGCGGTGATCGGCGGGGCCCGGACAGACATGCCCTTCCTGGCCTTCTGGTTCATCTCCGTGCTGTTCTTCGCGGCGCTGCTGCTGCGTGCGGTGCTCGCCCTCCCCTGGTGGACGGGCGTGCTGGTCAGCCTGGCTGGACTGACGCTGGCTCAGCTGCCGGACTCCGCGATGGCGTACACCCCGCTGGGCATCGGTCTGGCACCTGCCTGCATGGCGTTCATGTTCGCCGGACATTGGTTCGGACGGTTCATGCGCACACCGCGGGGCCATTCGCTGCCGGCGAAGCCGCTGCTCGGGCTTCTCTGCCTGATCCTCGGATTCGGCGGCGTGATCGCCGGGGCGAAGCCGATGAACATCAAGTGGTCAGGCTTCGGGACATACCTGCTCTCCCCCGCGCTGGCGCTGCTGATCAGCATCGGGCTGGTGCTGCTCTTCTCCACGGTGGTCCATGTCCTGCTGGGCGGGGCCCGCCCCGGCCGCTCTGAACAGCCCGGCCGCTCTGAACAGCTCGGGCACCCGGAGCAGCCCGGCCGCCTCGGCGATGTCTCCTTGCCGAGGGAGCCCTCGCGGTGGAGTCGCGGCGTCGGCGTCGTCATCGCGGAACTGGTGCGCACCGCGACCCTGGTCGTGTTCCTGCACCCGATCGTGCTCTACCTGCTGCTGCGCCTCGTCGAGCTGGAGAACCCGCCGCTGCGCACGGCGGTGACCCTGCTGCTCTGCTGGAGCATCGGCGTGCTGGTGAACCGCACGCCGCTGGCGCTGCCGCTGAACGGGATCACCCGGCCGGCGACCCCGCGTCCGGGGACTGACCCGGGGGCGGATCAGAGCGGCGGGAAGATCGCCTCGAAGACCTGA